The following proteins come from a genomic window of Vallitaleaceae bacterium 9-2:
- a CDS encoding ABC transporter substrate-binding protein — MLFVGGCTKQEPNDENMVKEETDTGAGAGKESELSGTLTFAIWDNNLNTFIEENDMVGKFQKHYPDVDIEVEKIKDDSEYWNAMKMRASANQLPDIMFNKPFTLSRFKDFLLDISDTTAAKNNLLAEGYAVEGKILGVPMTSGYEYVYYWKDLFEEANVEVPTTWEELEQASLSLQAYYGKDNPDFMALAMGLKDEWPNYPFMEFMPALESGNGENWNHMATQDRPFEKGQDIYEAYTKIYTFFNSGVLGRDPLGIGNDQATSIFATKGAAMIALGDWGLQNIVAGAEDISELGTFYLPTRNSVDDPYNVIVQGDSFMGVTTHSKIPEAAVAFVEWFYSDEWYPDYINYVSSDSSMKNFPKEKDPVLAQADQTASEIQWVMYNGGNDDFSSIQNETTFDYKKLGAEMLIDGFDVDTVFEDLNQRWTEARKKLNVD; from the coding sequence ATGTTATTTGTCGGGGGATGTACAAAGCAAGAACCTAATGATGAGAACATGGTTAAAGAAGAAACAGACACAGGCGCAGGCGCAGGGAAAGAAAGTGAATTAAGTGGTACATTAACATTTGCAATATGGGATAATAATTTGAATACATTCATTGAAGAAAATGATATGGTAGGAAAATTTCAAAAACATTATCCAGATGTAGACATTGAAGTAGAAAAGATTAAAGATGACTCAGAATATTGGAATGCGATGAAGATGCGTGCTTCGGCAAATCAGCTTCCGGATATTATGTTCAACAAACCGTTTACACTATCAAGATTTAAAGATTTCCTATTAGATATTAGTGATACGACAGCGGCAAAGAACAATCTGCTTGCCGAAGGATACGCCGTTGAAGGTAAAATCCTTGGCGTTCCTATGACATCAGGTTATGAGTATGTATACTATTGGAAGGACTTGTTTGAGGAAGCAAATGTTGAAGTTCCTACAACATGGGAAGAACTTGAACAGGCAAGTTTATCGTTGCAAGCATATTATGGAAAAGATAACCCGGATTTTATGGCGTTAGCGATGGGGCTTAAAGATGAATGGCCCAACTATCCATTTATGGAATTTATGCCGGCATTAGAATCAGGCAATGGCGAAAACTGGAACCATATGGCAACCCAAGATCGTCCATTTGAAAAAGGACAAGATATCTATGAAGCCTATACAAAGATTTATACATTTTTTAACTCAGGTGTTCTAGGAAGAGATCCACTGGGTATAGGTAATGATCAAGCAACGTCGATTTTTGCAACAAAAGGTGCAGCAATGATTGCATTAGGAGATTGGGGATTGCAAAATATTGTTGCAGGTGCAGAAGATATCTCGGAACTTGGAACGTTTTATTTACCAACACGCAATAGTGTTGATGATCCTTATAACGTGATTGTACAAGGAGACTCGTTTATGGGCGTAACAACACATTCAAAAATTCCAGAAGCAGCAGTTGCTTTTGTGGAGTGGTTCTACTCAGATGAGTGGTATCCGGACTATATTAATTATGTGTCCTCAGATTCATCAATGAAGAATTTTCCAAAAGAAAAAGATCCGGTTTTAGCTCAAGCAGACCAAACGGCTTCAGAGATTCAATGGGTTATGTACAATGGCGGTAACGATGATTTTTCTTCAATTCAAAATGAGACAACATTTGACTATAAAAAACTTGGTGCGGAGATGCTTATTGACGGATTTGACGTTGATACAGTATTTGAAGATTTAAACCAACGATGGACAGAAGCTAGAAAAAAACTGAACGTTGACTAG
- a CDS encoding sugar ABC transporter permease yields the protein MQSLNKKRKIFIGASLIVPMLLLIGFVVLPAVDLFRMSFIEWDGYSADSRFIGFANYISMFKNKDLWLSLKNNSVYFVVHFIMIFVELGFAVLLNSKLKGAKFYKTMVFMPYIINGVAIAYAFSYFYSPINGAFNSILELLQLESWIRSWLSDPKIVNYVLASVSVWRFSGYHVILFLAALQSIPKDIEEAAKVDGANGWHLFRYIQIPSIMLMVDFVLFDNIRGALQVFDIPFVMTAGGPGYASSTFTLYTIKTAFSFSNFGLASTMAIAIMVMIVIIYMVQNNIIHKLIFKDRGEKNV from the coding sequence ATGCAGTCACTAAATAAAAAAAGAAAAATATTTATAGGAGCATCACTAATTGTGCCGATGTTATTGCTTATCGGATTTGTTGTATTGCCGGCAGTCGATCTTTTTAGAATGAGCTTTATCGAATGGGATGGATATTCTGCAGATAGTCGGTTTATAGGATTTGCAAATTACATCTCCATGTTTAAAAACAAAGACTTATGGCTTTCGCTGAAGAATAACTCCGTCTATTTTGTGGTACATTTTATTATGATTTTTGTGGAATTAGGCTTTGCTGTATTATTAAACAGCAAATTAAAAGGGGCAAAATTCTATAAGACCATGGTATTTATGCCATATATTATCAATGGTGTGGCTATTGCATATGCGTTTTCATATTTTTATTCACCTATCAATGGTGCTTTTAATTCAATTCTTGAATTACTCCAGCTTGAATCATGGATACGAAGCTGGCTTTCAGACCCTAAGATTGTCAACTATGTCTTAGCATCGGTTTCCGTTTGGAGATTCAGCGGCTATCATGTCATCCTCTTTTTAGCGGCCTTACAATCGATTCCAAAGGATATAGAAGAAGCTGCAAAAGTTGATGGAGCAAATGGGTGGCATCTGTTTAGATATATTCAAATTCCAAGTATTATGTTAATGGTTGATTTCGTTCTGTTTGATAATATTCGTGGGGCGTTACAAGTGTTTGATATTCCATTTGTTATGACTGCAGGTGGGCCTGGATATGCATCGTCGACGTTTACGTTGTATACAATAAAGACGGCATTTTCGTTTTCAAATTTTGGTTTGGCTTCGACCATGGCCATTGCAATTATGGTGATGATTGTAATTATTTATATGGTTCAAAATAATATTATACATAAATTGATTTTTAAAGATAGGGGTGAGAAAAATGTTTAA
- a CDS encoding carbohydrate ABC transporter permease, whose protein sequence is MFKRICGQLVKQVLCIAMVFIVLAPILLTFFAALKTRGDMANTSPLWLPEFQRITLENFRHVLGDKYLYIGFKNTGFILIMSLIFNVLFGTITAYIIERFTFRGKKIVVGLFFLGMLIPTFVTEIARFKIIQGLGLYNTIGAPIVIYVASDLMQLYIYRQFISRIPVALDEAALIDGCSYFKLFGQIIFPLLAPATATVCIIKSIVIINDMYIPYLYMPKNSLRTLTTYLMNFANAQQGSWQVLAAGIIVVMIPTILLYIFFQKYILSGVAAGAVKE, encoded by the coding sequence ATGTTTAAGCGAATATGTGGACAACTAGTTAAGCAAGTATTGTGTATTGCTATGGTTTTCATTGTTCTTGCACCTATACTATTGACTTTTTTTGCGGCGCTAAAAACACGAGGAGATATGGCCAATACGTCACCATTGTGGCTACCTGAATTTCAGCGTATTACACTGGAGAACTTTCGTCATGTATTAGGTGATAAGTACTTATATATTGGTTTCAAGAATACAGGATTTATTCTGATAATGTCACTCATCTTTAATGTTTTATTTGGAACAATAACGGCTTATATTATTGAACGCTTTACTTTTCGTGGAAAGAAAATTGTTGTAGGTTTGTTTTTTCTAGGCATGTTGATTCCAACTTTTGTGACAGAAATTGCAAGATTTAAAATTATACAAGGATTAGGGTTGTATAATACAATCGGTGCGCCAATTGTTATCTATGTGGCGTCGGATTTGATGCAACTATATATTTATCGCCAGTTTATTTCAAGGATTCCTGTGGCATTAGATGAAGCGGCGCTTATTGATGGATGTTCATATTTTAAGCTTTTTGGACAAATTATTTTTCCACTACTGGCGCCGGCAACAGCAACAGTGTGTATTATCAAGTCAATTGTAATCATTAATGACATGTACATCCCATACTTATATATGCCCAAAAATAGTTTGAGAACATTGACAACATACTTAATGAATTTTGCCAATGCACAACAAGGATCATGGCAAGTGCTGGCAGCGGGAATCATTGTTGTAATGATTCCGACTATACTATTATACATTTTTTTCCAAAAATATATTTTATCGGGTGTAGCAGCTGGGGCGGTTAAAGAGTAA